The following proteins come from a genomic window of Nicotiana tomentosiformis chromosome 12, ASM39032v3, whole genome shotgun sequence:
- the LOC104110690 gene encoding uncharacterized protein encodes MEILKLWKPQDLFVIKSPKQSLRVVLVVFAVVCGIYIFSMCINQTSNYLSQANSLSIHVINRHNCHYPVFQQEDIHYLHFPKPQTFNRKECACNPVRFFTILSMQRSGSGWFETLLNSHINVSSNGEIFGAKSRRSNASVVLETMDKVFNLDWYSSSSKNECSAAVGFKWMLNQGALEYHEEIVDYFNRRGVSAIFLFRRNLLRRLISQLANSYDKDTKPLNGTHKSHVHSPYEAEVLAKYKPVVNMTLLIPNLRHAERKAAKALECFKSIRHIVLYYEDIVQNRTKLADVQEFLGLPQRELKSGQVKIHSGPLSQQIENWDDVQKKLKGTPYETFLNAD; translated from the exons ATGGAGATTCTCAAATTATGGAAGCCTCAG gaTTTATTTGTCATAAAGTCACCTAAGCAATCACTAAGGGTGGTCCTTGTAGTTTTTGCAGTGGTTTGTGGAATTTACATTTTCTCAATGTGTATAAACCAAACAAGTAATTATCTTTCACAAGCTAATTCACTAAGCATCCATGTGATTAATCGGCATAATTGTCATTATCCTGTTTTTCAACAAGAAGATATCCATTACTTGCATTTTCCAAAGCCTCAAACATTTAACAG GAAGGAATGTGCGTGCAATCCTGTTCGATTTTTCACGATTTTGTCGATGCAGAGATCAGGGAGTGGGTGGTTTGAGACATTGCTAAATAGTCATATAAATGTGAGCTCTAATGGAGAAATCTTTGGTGCTAAGTCAAGGAGGAGTAATGCTTCAGTAGTATTGGAAACTATGGATAAAGTCTTTAATCTTGATTGGTATAGTAGCTCATCCAAGAATGAGTGCTCTGCTGCTGTTGGATTTAAATGGATGCTTAATCAG GGAGCTTTGGAGTATCATGAGGAGATAGTGGATTACTTCAACAGAAGAGGTGTCTCTGCAATATTTCTATTCAGAAGAAATCTGCTACGCAGGCTGATCTCTCAACTTGCTAATTCCTATGACAAAGATACTAAACCATTGAATGGAACACACAAATCCCATGTCCATTCTCCATATGAG GCTGAAGTATTGGCAAAATACAAGCCAGTAGTGAATATGACATTACTAATACCAAATTTAAGGCATGCAGAGAGGAAGGCTGCTAAAGCTTTGGAATGCTTTAAGAGCATTCGACACATTGTTCTTTACTACGAAGACATTGTCCAAAATCGCACT AAACTAGCTGATGTCCAAGAGTTTCTGGGGCTGCCTCAAAGAGAACTCAAAAGTGGTCAGGTTAAGATACACAGTGGACCTCTGTCCCAACAAATAGAGAATTGGGATGATGTGCAGAAAAAGCTCAAGGGAACACCCTATGAGACATTTCTTAATGCAGACTAA
- the LOC104110671 gene encoding uncharacterized protein, translating to MGSDKQSSGLLDTLNMETVRTILTHSYPYPHEHSRHFVIAVVVGCLFFISSDNLHSLIQKFDIKWWSMYACLLGFFYFFSSPFIGKTIKPSYSNFSRWYIAWILLAAIYHLPSFQSMGVDLRMNLSLFLTLYVSSILFLLVFHVIFLGLWYLGLVARVAGKRPEIMKIFQNCAVISIACCVFYSHCGNLAIVTEKTFDWRNSIWFSLWNKGERNTWLAKFIRMNEFKDQVCKSWFAPVGSASDYPFLSKWVIYGELTCGGSCAESSDEISPIYSLWATFIGLYMANYVVERSSGWALSRPLSLKEFEKLKKKQMKPEFLDMVPWYSGTSADLFKTVFDLLVSVTVFVGRFDMRMMQAAMSRVEDGTKQEDLLYDQFSEEDGIWFDFMADTGDGGNSSYTVARLLAQPSIQVQNDGSMLTLPRGRLLLIGGDLAYPNPSAFTYEKRLFRPFEYALQPPIWYREDHIAVNKPELPSGVTELRQYDGPQCFVIPGNHDWFDGLQTFMRYICHKSWLGGWFMPQKKSYFALQLPKRWWIFGLDLALHSDIDVYQFKFFSELIRDKVGENDSVIIMTHEPSWLLDWYFNQDTGKNVSHLIRDHLKGRCRLRIAGDVHHYLRHKYVPSDKPAYVQYLLVNGCGGAFLHPTHVFRNFNNLYGTSYESKASYPSFEDSSRIALGNILKFRKKNWQFDFIGGIIYFALAFSMFPQCQLDHIFKDDTFSGHLRTFFSTVWDTFMYMFGSSYVSLTGAMLLLIIAIAFVPSKVSWKKKVVIGILHVSAHLAAAVILMLLLELGIETCIRHKLLATSGYHTLYEWYRYVESEHFPDPTGLRARIEQWTFGLYPACIKYLMSAFDVPEVMAVTRNTICKKGMDFLSRGGAVIYYSSVFLYFWVFSTPVVSLVFGSYLYICINWLHIHFDEAFSSLRIANYKAFTRFHINNKGDLEVFTLAVDKVPKEWKLDPNWDGEPKQPQEPSYLQKFPSKWRAASLNQDPVNTVRIIDQFVIEQTEQHDSELTNGTVNQ from the exons TCTGAACATGGAGACAGTCAGGACAATATTAACTCACTCATATCCTTATCCACACGAGCATTCCCGGCATTTTGTGATTGCAGTGGTTGTGGGATGCTTGTTTTTTATATCATCAGATAACTTGCACTCACTTATTCAGAAGTTCGATATCAAGTGGTGGTCTATGTATGCCTGTTTGCTCGGATTCTTTTACTTCTTTTCGTCTCCATTTATAGGGAAAACAATTAAACCAAGTTATTCTAATTTCAGTCGCTG GTACATAGCCTGGATATTATTGGCAGCTATATACCACCTTCCAAGTTTTCAATCTATGGGAGTAGATCTCAGGATGAACCTCTCTTTGTTTCTGACACTATATGTCTCATCCATTTTGTTTCTTCTTGTTTTCCATGTTATATTTCTCGGGCTTTGGTATCTTGGGCTCGTTGCTCGTGTGGCTGGAAAGAGGCCTGAAATTATGAAAATCTTTCAAAATTGTGCT GTTATAAGTATAGCCTGCTGTGTTTTCTATAGCCACTGTGGGAACCTTGCCATAGTAACGGAAAAAACATTTGACTGGAGGAATTCTATATGGTTTTCGCTGTGGAATAAGGGAGAGAGGAACACATGGCTTGCGAAATTCATCCGCATGAATGAATTCAAAGATCAAGTTTGCAAATCTTGGTTTGCTCCAGTTGGGTCTGCTAGTGATTACCCATTCTTGTCCAAATGGGTCATTTATGGAGAG TTGACTTGCGGCGGCTCATGTGCAGAATCATCAGATGAAATTTCTCCGATCTATTCATTGTGGGCCACTTTTATTGGCCTATATATGGCAAATTATGTGGTGGAAAGGTCATCTGG ATGGGCTCTATCACGCCCTTTATCACTCAAGGAGTTtgagaaattgaagaaaaagcaGATGAAACCAGAGTTTTTGGATATGGTTCCTTGGTATTCAGG GACATCTGCTGATTTATTCAAGACAGTGTTTGACCTCCTGGTCTCGGTAACTGTATTTGTTGGGCGTTTTGATATGCGCATGATGCAG GCTGCTATGAGCAGGGTTGAAGATGGAACGAAGCAGGAGGATCTTTTGTATGATCAGTTTAGTGAAGAGGATGGTATCTGGTTTGATTTCATGGCTGATACTGGTGATGGCGGAAACTCTTCCTACACTGTGGCACGCCTTCTTGCTCAACCTTCAATCCAGGTCCAAAATGATGGTTCCATGCTTACACTGCCACGTGGACGCTTGCTTCTTATTGGGGGTGACCTTGC GTATCCAAACCCATCAGCTTTTACATATGAGAAGCGCCTTTTTCGTCCCTTTGAATATGCTCTTCAGCCTCCAATCTGGTATAGGGAAGACCATATTGCCGTTAACAAGCCCGAATTACCTTCCGGTGTGACTGAGCTCAGGCAATATGATGGACCTCAGTGTTTTGTCATCCCTGGAAATCATG ACTGGTTTGATGGACTTCAGACTTTCATGAGGTACATTTGTCACAAGAGCTGGTTGGGTGGGTGGTTTATGCCTCAAAAGAAAAGCTATTTTGCCTTGCAGCTTCCGAAAAGGTGGTGGATATTTGGTCTTGATCTTGCTCTCCATTCTGATATTGATGTATACCAGTTCAAGTTCTTCTCAGAATTAATAAGGGACAAG GTTGGTGAGAATGATTCTGTGATTATTATGACTCATGAACCTAGTTGGCTTCTCGATTGGTACTTTAATCAAGATACTGGAAAGAATGTCTCTCACTTGATACGCGACCATTTAAAAGGGAGATGTAGACTTCGAATTGCTGGGGATGTGCATCATTATTTGCGCCATAAATATGTTCCATCGGATAAACCAGCTTATGTCCAATATTTACTTGTTAATGGTTGCGGGGGTGCTTTTTTGCATCCGACACATGTCTTCAGGAATTTCAACAATTTATATGGAACATCCTATGAGAGCAAAGCTTCTTACCCATCTTTTGAAGATTCAAGCAGG ATTGCTTTGGGAAATATATTGAAATTTAGGAAGAAAAATTGGCAATTTGATTTTATTGGCGGCATCATATACTTCGCATTGGCCTTTTCTATGTTCCCGCAG TGTCAGCTAGATCACATTTTCAAGGATGATACATTTTCGGGTCACTTGAGAACCTTCTTCAGCACAGTGTGGGATACATTTATGTATATGTTCGGAAGCTCATATGTCTCCTTGACTGGCGCAATGCTACTATTAATAATAGCAATAGCCTTTGTGCCATCCAAGGTGTCATGGAAAAAGAAAGTAGTAATTGGGATTCTTCATGTGTCTGCCCACCTGGCTGCAGCTGTGATTCTTATGCTCTTGCTGGAATTAGGCATTGAGACATGTATTCGGCATAAGCTACTTGCAACTTCCG GGTATCATACTTTATATGAATGGTACCGATATGTGGAGAGCGAGCATTTTCCAGACCCAACGGGCCTTAGGGCACGTATAGAACAATGGACATTTGGCCTTTACCCGGCATGTATTAAATATCTCATGTCTGCTTTTGATGTTCCTGAG GTTATGGCAGTCACCAGGAATACTATCTGCAAGAAGGGGATGGATTTCCTATCTCGAGGGGGTGCTGTAATTTATTATTCATCCGTCTTCCTTTATTTTTGGGTCTTTTCAACACCCGTGGTTTCTTTGGTTTTCGGAAGCTACCTGTACATTTGCATTAATTGGCTTCATATACATTTCGACGAAGCCTTTTCATCACTCCGTATTGCTAACTACAAGGCATTTACACGGTTTCATATCAACAACAAAGGCGATCTTGAAGTTTTTACTCTTGCAGTTGATAAG GTTCCGAAAGAGTGGAAACTGGATCCTAATTGGGACGGAGAGCCAAAGCAGCCGCAGGAGCCAAGTTACCTTCAGAAGTTCCCAAGCAAATGGAGAGCAGCTTCCCTTAATCAAGACCCTGTAAATACTGTGCGGATTATTGACCAATTTGTGATTGAACAGACTGAACAACATGATTCAGAATTAACGAACGGGACAGTCAATCAATGA